The following are encoded together in the Echinicola jeungdonensis genome:
- a CDS encoding tagaturonate reductase, whose product MKALNRQNISPVPERPVKVLQFGEGNFLRGFVDWIIDTLNDKTDFNGDIQLVQPIDKGLGEMINKQDGLYHVQLSGIQKGVAKEETKLITCVRGVNNPYEDYEAYLKLAENPDLRFIISNTTEAGISYDPKDDTSNKLSNSFPGKLTALLYRRYNTFNGSRDKGLHIIPCELIDKNGEKLKEIILQYAQLWDLPKGFVSWIQEANTFSNTLVDRIVPGFPKETIKEIQEEIGFEDNLVVKAEPFHLWVIEGPENLKDEFPTEKAGLDVLFVKDQSPYRTRKVRILNGAHTSLVPVAYLNGLRTVRESVEDPEVGEFIKSTIQDEIIPTLDLPKEELEQFANDVLDRFKNPFVKHLLSAIALNSISKFKVRVLPSLLEYINRKNELPKNLVHSLAALILFYKGQYNGEETPVNDSQDIMDFFAQVWESDDAKQVAHQVLANKSLWDQDLSQVNGLEQAVAEQILVLAEKEKV is encoded by the coding sequence ATGAAAGCACTAAACAGACAAAATATTTCCCCAGTACCAGAAAGACCTGTCAAAGTCCTTCAATTTGGAGAGGGTAATTTCCTTAGAGGATTTGTAGATTGGATCATTGATACCCTAAATGATAAAACTGATTTCAATGGAGACATCCAATTGGTTCAGCCTATCGACAAGGGACTGGGTGAAATGATCAACAAACAGGACGGTCTTTACCATGTCCAATTAAGCGGTATTCAAAAAGGCGTAGCCAAAGAAGAAACCAAGCTAATCACCTGTGTTAGAGGGGTAAACAACCCATATGAGGATTATGAAGCCTATCTTAAATTGGCGGAAAATCCGGACTTGAGATTTATCATTTCAAATACCACTGAAGCAGGTATTTCATATGACCCTAAAGATGATACGTCTAACAAATTATCAAACTCTTTCCCTGGCAAACTTACAGCCCTTTTATACAGAAGATATAATACATTCAATGGTTCCAGAGATAAAGGATTGCACATAATCCCTTGTGAGCTTATTGATAAAAACGGGGAAAAACTAAAAGAAATCATTCTTCAATATGCCCAATTATGGGATCTTCCTAAGGGTTTTGTTTCTTGGATCCAGGAAGCCAATACCTTTAGCAATACTTTGGTGGATCGTATTGTTCCAGGATTCCCTAAAGAAACCATCAAAGAAATCCAGGAAGAAATTGGATTCGAAGACAATTTGGTCGTTAAGGCAGAACCTTTCCACTTATGGGTAATTGAAGGCCCAGAAAACTTGAAGGATGAATTCCCAACCGAAAAAGCAGGGTTAGATGTCCTTTTTGTAAAAGACCAATCTCCATACAGGACAAGAAAAGTGAGAATCCTGAATGGTGCACACACTTCTTTGGTTCCAGTAGCCTATTTAAACGGGCTTCGTACGGTGAGGGAATCCGTTGAGGATCCTGAAGTTGGTGAATTTATCAAATCGACCATCCAAGATGAAATCATTCCAACGTTGGACCTTCCCAAGGAAGAACTGGAGCAGTTTGCCAATGATGTCTTGGACAGGTTCAAAAATCCATTTGTTAAACACCTGTTGAGTGCCATTGCTTTGAATTCCATATCTAAATTCAAAGTGAGGGTATTGCCTTCTCTGTTGGAATACATCAATAGAAAAAATGAATTGCCAAAAAACCTGGTTCACTCTTTAGCGGCCCTAATTTTGTTCTACAAAGGTCAATATAACGGAGAAGAAACTCCTGTAAATGACAGTCAGGACATCATGGATTTCTTTGCCCAGGTTTGGGAAAGTGATGATGCCAAACAAGTGGCTCACCAAGTCTTGGCCAATAAGAGCCTTTGGGACCAAGACCTAAGCCAAGTAAATGGTTTAGAACAAGCTGTAGCTGAACAGATCCTTGTTTTGGCTGAAAAAGAAAAGGTTTAA
- the uxaC gene encoding glucuronate isomerase: MLDQVSNRLHVNKTFLSDDFLLKSEFARKLYHRYAKDLPIIDYHCHLSPKDIATNRNFKNLSEVWLAGDHYKWRAMRTLGVDEKFITGDSSPEDKFSKWAETVPYTLRNPLFHWTHLELKRYFDIDSLLTPESSEEIYQEASNKLQEPSHSVQGLLKMMNVETVCSTDDPVDGLEYHIQAKKEGIKPNLYPAFRPDKVYAVEDPKSYITYVNQLAEVSGVKIEKYDDLLDALQQRIDFFHEHGGRLSDHGLEQMYFFEKGKYDINSLFQRVKVQETLSQEEINYFKFETLVHLSKMYHAKGWTQQFHLGALRNTNERMLGELGPDTGFDSIGDFSQSVALARFLNHLDSTDQLAKTILYNLNPRDNEVMATMIGNFNDGSIKGKIQFGSAWWFLDQKDGMEKQINALSNLGMLSCFIGMLTDSRSFLSFPRHEYFRRILCNLIGEDVANGELPADEEWLGKIVSDICYYNAKEYFQF; encoded by the coding sequence ATGTTGGACCAAGTGAGCAATCGATTGCACGTCAACAAAACTTTCCTAAGCGATGACTTTTTGCTTAAGAGTGAATTTGCAAGGAAATTGTATCATCGTTATGCAAAAGACCTTCCAATTATCGATTACCATTGCCATCTTTCACCCAAGGACATTGCTACCAATCGCAATTTTAAAAATTTGAGTGAAGTATGGTTGGCAGGAGATCACTACAAATGGAGGGCAATGAGAACTCTTGGAGTCGATGAAAAATTTATTACAGGTGATTCTTCTCCTGAAGATAAATTTTCAAAATGGGCAGAAACAGTTCCTTATACCCTTAGAAACCCTTTATTCCATTGGACCCACCTGGAACTAAAGCGTTATTTTGATATTGATTCATTGCTGACTCCTGAGTCCTCTGAAGAAATATACCAAGAAGCCTCTAATAAACTTCAGGAACCTTCTCACAGTGTTCAGGGCCTATTAAAAATGATGAATGTGGAAACGGTATGTTCCACAGATGACCCTGTAGACGGTTTGGAATATCATATTCAAGCCAAAAAAGAGGGGATTAAACCTAACCTCTACCCTGCTTTTAGACCTGACAAAGTTTATGCAGTAGAAGATCCTAAATCTTATATTACTTACGTCAATCAGTTAGCAGAAGTAAGCGGAGTAAAAATTGAAAAATACGACGATCTTTTGGATGCTTTGCAACAAAGGATTGACTTCTTCCATGAACATGGAGGCCGCCTTTCTGACCATGGGCTTGAGCAAATGTATTTCTTCGAAAAAGGGAAATATGATATCAACAGCCTTTTCCAAAGGGTAAAAGTTCAAGAAACTCTAAGCCAAGAGGAAATCAATTATTTCAAATTCGAAACATTGGTTCACCTAAGTAAAATGTACCATGCAAAAGGATGGACCCAACAGTTCCATTTGGGAGCGTTGAGAAATACCAATGAAAGGATGCTTGGTGAATTGGGACCTGATACTGGCTTTGATTCAATTGGTGACTTCTCCCAAAGTGTTGCCTTGGCAAGATTTCTAAATCACTTGGACAGCACTGATCAATTGGCCAAAACCATCCTTTACAACCTCAACCCAAGAGATAATGAAGTGATGGCTACGATGATTGGTAATTTCAATGATGGGAGTATCAAAGGTAAAATTCAATTTGGGTCTGCATGGTGGTTTTTGGATCAAAAGGACGGAATGGAAAAACAAATCAACGCCCTTTCCAACCTAGGAATGTTGAGTTGCTTTATAGGGATGCTTACCGATTCCAGAAGCTTCCTTTCCTTCCCAAGACATGAATACTTTAGAAGAATCCTTTGTAATTTAATTGGAGAAGATGTAGCCAATGGAGAATTGCCTGCTGATGAAGAATGGCTGGGTAAAATAGTCAGCGATATCTGCTATTACAATGCAAAAGAATACTTCCAATTTTAA
- a CDS encoding LacI family DNA-binding transcriptional regulator has product MSKRNKATIHDIASKLGITASTVSRALNNHPRISDATKKLVQKTAREVNYQPNNIAAALRIGKSRLIGIIVPTANRNFFSSVVRGIEELANKLDYKVIICQSYENYKKEVQTIDALLSARVDGIIMSIGKNTEKFDHLQRVLDKSIPLVLFDRITDQIEVNQVVIDDYMGAYKSVQHLIDNGYKRIAHFTNPRKINIYSERLRGYYDALKDNGIPLDPELVIESNMQLEDGKQNIVNMLESNLGFDAIFSSSDYAAMGALQMLKEKNIKVPDQVGLVGFGNEPFTSFTEPSITTIDQVSIPMGNVAAELFFELLKADPKKFIPQKTVLKPELIIRGSSVRKIKETV; this is encoded by the coding sequence ATGAGTAAGAGGAATAAGGCGACAATACATGATATTGCATCAAAACTTGGAATAACGGCTTCAACCGTTTCCAGAGCCCTGAATAACCACCCCCGGATAAGTGATGCTACTAAAAAGCTGGTTCAAAAAACGGCCAGAGAGGTCAATTATCAGCCCAATAATATAGCAGCTGCCCTTAGAATTGGAAAAAGTAGGCTGATTGGGATCATTGTTCCCACGGCAAACAGAAATTTCTTTTCATCTGTGGTCCGGGGAATCGAGGAACTGGCTAATAAACTGGATTATAAGGTGATCATTTGCCAGTCCTATGAAAATTATAAAAAGGAGGTACAAACCATCGATGCTTTGCTAAGTGCCAGGGTTGATGGTATTATCATGTCCATTGGAAAAAACACTGAAAAATTTGATCATTTACAAAGGGTATTGGATAAAAGTATCCCATTGGTCCTTTTTGACCGGATCACAGACCAAATAGAGGTCAACCAAGTGGTCATTGACGATTATATGGGGGCTTATAAATCAGTTCAGCATTTAATAGATAATGGTTATAAAAGAATCGCCCATTTTACCAATCCTCGAAAAATCAATATTTATAGCGAAAGGTTAAGAGGGTATTATGATGCCCTGAAAGACAATGGGATTCCATTGGATCCGGAACTGGTAATAGAAAGCAATATGCAGTTGGAAGATGGCAAACAAAATATTGTGAACATGTTGGAAAGCAATTTAGGGTTTGATGCCATTTTCTCCTCCAGTGATTATGCGGCTATGGGAGCCTTGCAGATGCTAAAAGAAAAAAACATAAAAGTCCCTGATCAGGTTGGTTTGGTTGGTTTTGGAAATGAACCGTTTACCTCCTTCACTGAACCTTCCATTACAACCATTGATCAAGTCAGTATCCCGATGGGGAATGTGGCAGCGGAACTTTTCTTTGAGTTATTAAAGGCGGATCCCAAAAAATTTATCCCGCAAAAAACCGTTTTAAAACCAGAATTGATCATCCGGGGATCTTCTGTCCGGAAAATAAAAGAAACCGTTTAA
- a CDS encoding gluconate 5-dehydrogenase: MQELFDLTGKVALVTGATHGLGMAMAKSLAKSGATLIVNGHTPSKMDAAIKEYADEGIKAHGFLFDVTKPDEVDEKIGEIESQFGPINILVNNAGMIKRIPALEMEVDDFKQVVDVDLVSPFILSKRVGKTMKEKGGGKIINICSMMSELGRNSVSAYAAAKGGLKMLTQNLATEWAKYNIQVNGIGPGYYATDQTAPIRVDGHPFNEFIINRTPAGRWGNPEDLAGTTVFLASNASNFINGQVIYVDGGILATIGKPHGE, translated from the coding sequence ATGCAAGAATTATTTGACTTGACAGGAAAAGTGGCTTTGGTAACTGGTGCTACGCATGGATTAGGAATGGCAATGGCTAAATCCCTAGCAAAAAGCGGAGCAACTTTGATTGTCAATGGCCATACTCCCTCAAAAATGGATGCAGCTATAAAGGAATATGCAGATGAGGGAATTAAAGCCCACGGATTCTTGTTTGACGTCACCAAGCCAGATGAGGTAGATGAAAAAATCGGAGAAATTGAATCCCAATTTGGCCCGATTAACATTTTGGTCAACAATGCTGGCATGATCAAAAGGATCCCTGCCCTTGAAATGGAAGTAGATGATTTTAAACAAGTGGTAGATGTTGATTTGGTATCTCCGTTTATCCTTTCTAAAAGAGTAGGAAAAACCATGAAGGAAAAAGGAGGAGGAAAAATCATCAATATCTGTTCAATGATGAGTGAGCTGGGCCGAAATTCAGTTTCCGCATATGCTGCAGCCAAAGGCGGTTTAAAAATGCTCACCCAAAACCTGGCCACGGAATGGGCAAAATACAATATTCAGGTCAATGGCATTGGCCCAGGCTATTATGCCACAGACCAAACCGCCCCTATTAGAGTAGACGGGCACCCTTTCAATGAATTTATCATTAACAGGACACCTGCCGGAAGGTGGGGTAATCCCGAAGATTTAGCAGGTACCACAGTTTTCTTAGCCAGCAATGCCAGTAATTTTATCAATGGCCAAGTGATCTATGTTGATGGCGGCATTTTGGCGACCATTGGAAAACCCCATGGAGAATAA
- a CDS encoding DUF4861 domain-containing protein — translation MKQSLRGGFFIRLCAVGLAFQIMGACQSNSENNEKKEITFGLVNELDREDAFIQVPLDKILEKHPDFNPEGFTVFYDEKEVSSEIYSNAKGEKQLICSIPQLEKGDSKGLSIQYHPEKKINHDYPKRTQAELSHKTGGHFENNKYIGGDFQNVSELLVPEEHTDHSYFIRYEGPGWESDKVGYRFYLDWRNGIDVFGKKVNQPVLQHVGLDGFDSYHEPAEWGMDILKVGPSLGLGSLGTWENGKARRVDETDSVHVKILLDGILKSVIQTQYFGWDLESGKTNIISKLSIQAGSRMTKHEVVAEQGINNFCTGLIKNEEAPLMVGDKSQKFTYLATYGKQSLAGDNLGIAVLVPTDQLKEVTNDENSHVAVLSPEKGKNITYYFLAAWEQEPNGIKDKTTFKKYLERMVDELSQPIEVIL, via the coding sequence ATGAAACAAAGTTTACGAGGTGGATTTTTTATTAGACTTTGTGCTGTTGGATTGGCCTTTCAAATAATGGGTGCTTGCCAAAGCAATTCTGAAAATAATGAGAAAAAGGAAATTACTTTTGGGCTGGTCAATGAATTGGACCGGGAAGATGCATTTATCCAAGTGCCTTTGGATAAAATTTTAGAAAAGCATCCGGATTTTAACCCGGAAGGGTTTACGGTATTTTATGATGAGAAAGAGGTTTCCTCAGAAATTTATAGTAACGCCAAAGGGGAAAAACAATTGATTTGTTCCATTCCTCAATTGGAAAAGGGCGATTCAAAAGGGTTATCGATCCAATACCACCCCGAAAAGAAAATCAACCACGACTATCCAAAAAGAACTCAAGCCGAACTATCCCATAAAACAGGTGGGCATTTCGAAAACAATAAATACATTGGAGGAGATTTCCAGAATGTAAGTGAACTTCTTGTGCCAGAAGAACATACCGACCATTCTTACTTTATAAGGTATGAAGGGCCTGGTTGGGAATCAGACAAAGTAGGGTACCGGTTTTATCTAGATTGGAGAAATGGGATAGATGTGTTTGGGAAAAAAGTAAACCAACCTGTTCTTCAACATGTGGGGTTAGACGGGTTTGACAGTTACCATGAGCCGGCTGAATGGGGGATGGATATCCTAAAAGTAGGTCCTTCTCTAGGATTGGGCTCTTTGGGAACCTGGGAAAACGGCAAGGCAAGGCGTGTGGATGAAACGGATAGTGTTCATGTAAAGATCCTTCTAGATGGAATTTTGAAGTCAGTGATACAAACCCAATATTTTGGTTGGGATTTGGAAAGTGGAAAGACCAATATTATTTCGAAGCTTTCAATTCAAGCAGGGTCACGTATGACAAAACATGAAGTAGTAGCTGAACAGGGTATCAATAATTTTTGCACAGGGCTGATAAAGAATGAAGAAGCCCCATTGATGGTAGGAGATAAAAGCCAAAAGTTTACTTACTTGGCAACATATGGAAAGCAAAGTTTGGCAGGAGATAATTTGGGGATTGCTGTTCTTGTTCCTACGGATCAATTAAAAGAGGTAACAAATGATGAAAATAGTCATGTGGCTGTTTTATCACCTGAAAAGGGAAAAAATATAACTTATTATTTCTTGGCAGCCTGGGAGCAAGAACCTAATGGCATTAAGGATAAAACCACTTTCAAAAAATATTTGGAACGAATGGTTGATGAATTGTCCCAGCCTATAGAGGTGATTTTATAA
- a CDS encoding glycoside hydrolase family 88/105 protein yields MIVRNLQKMLPVAVIAAGLSVFSCSGKNSDQQESEASNAEAAKKYSTWMADSEIKRNPEGWTLDFNEKPKWEYTHGLVMTSMEKLYEATGDEKYLDYIKNFADFMVNEEGEIKTYKKSDYNIDRVNGGKFLIGLYNETGTEKYKKAIEELRDQMREHPRTSEGGFWHKKVYPHQMWLDGLYMGSPFLAKYAANFNEPELFDDVANQIYLIDKYAYSEETGLYHHAWDESKEQKWADPETGLSKNYWGRSIGWFSMAVVDVLDYLPEDHPQRDMVIEVAQKIAAGIVKYQDETGVWYQVVDQGDREGNYLESSCSSMFAYFLLKGVEKGYLDHKYQEAGIKAYEGILNEFIEENEDGTISITNVCAVAGLGGNPYRDGSYEYYINEPIRANDPKGVGPFIMASLKYESLKQ; encoded by the coding sequence ATGATTGTAAGGAATTTACAAAAAATGCTTCCGGTTGCTGTGATTGCCGCTGGATTGTCAGTTTTTTCTTGTAGTGGAAAAAATTCAGATCAACAAGAATCAGAAGCCTCAAATGCTGAAGCTGCCAAGAAGTATTCTACTTGGATGGCTGATTCTGAGATAAAAAGAAACCCGGAAGGATGGACCTTGGACTTCAATGAAAAACCAAAGTGGGAATATACTCATGGTTTGGTTATGACATCCATGGAAAAACTTTATGAAGCCACAGGCGATGAAAAGTACTTAGACTATATCAAGAACTTTGCCGACTTTATGGTAAATGAGGAAGGTGAAATCAAAACGTACAAAAAATCGGATTACAATATTGATCGCGTCAATGGAGGTAAATTCCTTATTGGTCTTTATAATGAAACCGGAACAGAAAAATATAAGAAAGCCATAGAGGAGCTTCGTGACCAGATGAGGGAACATCCAAGGACCTCTGAAGGTGGCTTTTGGCACAAAAAAGTATATCCTCATCAAATGTGGTTGGACGGACTTTATATGGGGTCTCCATTTTTGGCCAAGTATGCAGCCAATTTTAATGAACCAGAATTATTTGATGATGTTGCCAATCAGATTTATTTGATTGACAAATATGCTTATAGTGAAGAAACAGGCTTGTATCACCATGCCTGGGATGAAAGCAAAGAACAAAAATGGGCCGATCCGGAAACAGGTCTTTCCAAAAATTATTGGGGAAGAAGTATTGGGTGGTTCAGCATGGCAGTGGTTGATGTGCTGGATTATTTGCCTGAAGATCATCCTCAAAGGGATATGGTGATTGAAGTGGCTCAGAAAATAGCTGCTGGAATCGTAAAATATCAAGATGAAACCGGAGTTTGGTACCAGGTTGTTGACCAAGGTGATAGAGAAGGTAATTATTTGGAATCTTCTTGCAGCAGCATGTTTGCTTATTTCTTGCTAAAGGGTGTTGAAAAGGGGTATCTGGACCATAAATACCAAGAAGCTGGAATCAAAGCATATGAAGGTATTTTGAATGAGTTTATTGAAGAAAATGAAGATGGTACCATCAGCATAACCAATGTTTGTGCAGTAGCAGGACTTGGGGGAAACCCATACAGGGATGGTTCCTATGAATATTATATTAACGAACCTATCAGAGCCAATGACCCTAAAGGTGTAGGACCATTTATCATGGCTTCTTTGAAATATGAATCCTTAAAGCAATGA
- a CDS encoding pectinesterase family protein → MSKIYLRGALIYFLVFCLTSVQSFGQEYDIVVAKDGSGDFTTLQEAFYSVPDFRKNPTTIYLKKGSYKEKLVLPASKTNVHLIGEDKMETLITHDDYASKKNKFGEEMGTTGSSSFFVFGDGFEAKNITFENSSGPVGQAVAVRVDGDKVIFENCRFLGFQDTLYPHGRGSRQYYKDCYIEGTVDFIFGWSTAVFEDCEIYSKDGGSYITAASTEKGTHHGFVFINCHLTGDAPENSVYLGRPWRNYAQTVFIKCEMGDHIKPEGWHNWGKPEAEETAFYAEFQSYGPGAAPDDRVLWSWQLTPDIAAAYTVNNILKGEDGWSPAK, encoded by the coding sequence ATGAGTAAAATTTATTTAAGGGGAGCCCTGATCTACTTTTTGGTTTTTTGTCTTACTTCTGTCCAAAGTTTTGGTCAGGAGTATGACATTGTTGTGGCCAAAGATGGTAGTGGTGATTTTACAACCCTTCAGGAAGCTTTTTACAGCGTACCGGATTTCCGAAAAAATCCAACAACTATTTATTTGAAAAAGGGTAGCTATAAAGAGAAATTGGTGCTGCCTGCCTCCAAGACCAATGTCCACCTAATAGGAGAGGACAAGATGGAGACCTTGATAACCCATGACGATTATGCATCCAAAAAAAATAAGTTTGGAGAAGAAATGGGAACAACAGGTTCTTCCAGCTTTTTTGTTTTTGGAGATGGATTTGAAGCCAAGAATATCACATTTGAAAACTCTTCAGGACCTGTTGGACAAGCTGTAGCCGTAAGAGTGGATGGAGATAAGGTGATTTTTGAAAATTGCAGGTTTCTGGGTTTCCAGGATACCTTATATCCTCACGGAAGGGGTAGCAGACAATATTACAAAGATTGTTATATCGAAGGGACCGTAGATTTTATATTTGGTTGGTCCACGGCTGTATTTGAAGATTGTGAAATCTATTCTAAAGATGGAGGTAGTTATATCACGGCTGCTTCTACAGAAAAAGGTACCCACCATGGCTTTGTATTTATTAATTGCCACCTAACCGGTGATGCTCCTGAAAACAGTGTTTACCTGGGAAGGCCATGGAGAAACTATGCTCAAACCGTTTTTATCAAATGTGAAATGGGTGATCATATCAAACCTGAAGGATGGCACAATTGGGGAAAACCTGAAGCTGAGGAAACTGCCTTTTATGCAGAATTCCAATCCTACGGGCCAGGTGCTGCTCCAGATGACCGGGTTTTGTGGTCTTGGCAATTGACTCCGGATATTGCAGCCGCCTATACCGTAAATAATATCCTTAAAGGTGAAGATGGTTGGAGTCCCGCTAAATAA
- a CDS encoding glycoside hydrolase family 43 protein, whose product MKFYKPLISSLVLGLATSLYAGAQNTETSKVWVADQGDGTYINPILHADYSDPDVCRVGDDFYMTSSSFNAVPGLPILHSKDLVNWELIGHALDRQPPFDHFDKPQHGDGVWAPAIRYHEGEFYIYWGDPDFGIYMVKTDDPAGEWEEPVLVEEGKGLIDPCPLWDEDGKAYLSHAFAGSRAGIKSVLVVKPLSADGTKILGPGKLVFDGHEDHPTVEGSKFYKRDGYYYIFAPAGGVSTGWQLILRSKSPYGPYEEHVSLAQGETDINGPHQGGWVSLESGEDWFIHFQDKEAYGRIVHLQPMVWENGWPTMGVDPDGDGTGQPVMAYKKPDVDQRYPIATPPDTDEFDGNEIGVQWQWHANPESTWAFANPAKGKLRLYTEQMPEGANNLWPVPNLLLQKWTAEEFTTTTKLTFHPNEDLTNEQVGFVVMGMSYAYLALESKEDGIYLKYVECYDAEHSKPEKETIIKKLEDNTIQLRVVVSKGAVCQFSYSENGRRFKEIDDTFTAVPGKWIGAKVGLFALRKDKINDSGYADVDWFRFTK is encoded by the coding sequence ATGAAATTTTATAAGCCCCTAATTTCAAGTTTGGTACTGGGTCTTGCAACTTCATTGTATGCAGGAGCCCAGAATACCGAAACTTCAAAAGTTTGGGTCGCCGATCAAGGCGATGGAACTTATATTAACCCCATTTTGCATGCAGATTATTCAGATCCAGATGTATGCAGGGTAGGGGATGATTTTTACATGACTTCATCTAGTTTTAATGCTGTACCTGGACTTCCAATTTTGCATTCCAAAGATTTGGTTAATTGGGAATTGATAGGTCATGCATTGGACCGTCAACCTCCTTTTGACCATTTTGATAAACCTCAACATGGGGATGGTGTCTGGGCTCCGGCGATCAGGTACCATGAAGGAGAATTTTACATTTATTGGGGAGATCCTGATTTTGGAATTTATATGGTCAAAACTGATGACCCTGCTGGAGAATGGGAAGAGCCAGTTTTGGTGGAAGAAGGAAAAGGTTTAATAGACCCTTGCCCATTATGGGATGAGGATGGCAAAGCTTATCTTTCTCATGCTTTTGCAGGCAGCCGTGCTGGAATCAAAAGTGTCTTGGTAGTAAAACCACTCAGTGCTGATGGCACCAAAATTCTTGGGCCAGGGAAATTGGTATTCGATGGCCATGAGGATCACCCAACGGTAGAAGGATCTAAATTTTACAAGCGCGATGGCTACTATTATATTTTTGCCCCTGCTGGTGGTGTTTCTACCGGTTGGCAATTAATCCTAAGATCAAAAAGTCCATATGGACCTTATGAGGAGCATGTATCTCTAGCACAAGGTGAAACAGATATTAATGGCCCTCACCAAGGTGGATGGGTTTCTTTGGAAAGCGGAGAAGATTGGTTTATCCACTTTCAGGATAAAGAAGCTTATGGCCGAATTGTCCACTTGCAACCCATGGTTTGGGAAAATGGCTGGCCTACTATGGGCGTAGATCCCGATGGAGATGGCACTGGACAACCCGTAATGGCATACAAGAAGCCGGATGTTGATCAGAGGTACCCAATTGCCACTCCTCCTGACACTGATGAATTTGATGGAAATGAAATTGGTGTTCAATGGCAATGGCATGCCAACCCAGAATCTACCTGGGCTTTTGCAAATCCTGCAAAAGGAAAACTGAGACTTTATACCGAACAAATGCCAGAAGGAGCCAATAACCTTTGGCCAGTGCCTAACTTGTTGTTGCAGAAATGGACAGCAGAGGAATTTACCACAACCACAAAACTGACTTTCCATCCCAATGAAGACTTGACCAATGAACAAGTTGGATTTGTAGTGATGGGAATGAGCTATGCTTATTTGGCCCTGGAAAGTAAAGAAGATGGGATTTACCTGAAATACGTGGAATGCTATGATGCTGAGCACAGTAAACCTGAAAAGGAAACCATCATTAAGAAATTAGAGGACAATACCATACAACTTCGTGTAGTAGTGAGCAAAGGAGCTGTTTGCCAGTTTAGCTATAGTGAAAACGGAAGAAGGTTTAAAGAAATTGATGACACCTTTACTGCTGTACCTGGCAAATGGATTGGTGCAAAAGTCGGTTTGTTTGCATTGAGAAAAGACAAGATCAACGATTCTGGCTATGCGGATGTGGACTGGTTCAGGTTCACCAAGTAA